A genomic segment from Mus caroli chromosome 17, CAROLI_EIJ_v1.1, whole genome shotgun sequence encodes:
- the Rps18 gene encoding 40S ribosomal protein S18, whose translation MSLVIPEKFQHILRVLNTNIDGRRKIAFAITAIKGVGRRYAHVVLRKADIDLTKRAGELTEDEVERVITIMQNPRQYKIPDWFLNRQKDVKDGKYSQVLANGLDNKLREDLERLKKIRAHRGLRHFWGLRVRGQHTKTTGRRGRTVGVSKKK comes from the exons ATG TCTCTAGTGATTCCTGAGAAGTTCCAGCACATTTTGCGAGTACTCAACACCAACATCGATGGGCGGCGGAAAATAGCCTTCGCCATCACTGCCATTAAG GGCGTGGGGCGGAGATATGCTCATGTGGTGTTGAGGAAAGCAGACATCGACCTCACCAAGAGGGCTGGAGAACTCACGGAGGATGAGGTGGAGCGAGTGATCACCATCATGCAGAACCCACGACAGTACAAGATTCCAGACTGGTTCCTGAACAGACAGAAGGATGTGAAGGATGGGAAGTACAGCCAG GTTCTGGCCAACGGTCTAGACAACAAGCTGCGTGAGGACCTGGAGCGGCTCAAGAAAATTCGAGCCCATAGAGGGCTGCGCCACTTTTGGGG CCTTCGTGTCCGCGGTCAGCACACCAAGACCACTGGCCGCAGGGGCCGAACTGTGGGTGTATCCAAGAAGAAATGA
- the Wdr46 gene encoding WD repeat-containing protein 46: METAPKPGRGVPPKRDKPQAKRKKPRRYWEEETTPAAVAASPGPPRKKARTGESRPPRSKSVHIAQKSGFSKKPPISKTAPDWKKPQRTLSGAQDPFPGPVPAPLEEARKFCRIDKSKTLPHSKPKTQSKLEKAEAQEEEASVRAARAELLLAEEPGFLVGEDGEDTAKILQTDIVEAVDIASAAKHFDLNLRQFGPYRLNYSRTGRHLALGGRRGHVAALDWVTKKLMCEINVMEAVRDIHFLHSEALLAVAQNRWLYIYDNQGIELHCIRRCDRVTRLEFLPFHFLLATASETGFLTYLDVSVGKIVTALNARAGRLSVMAQNPYNAVIHLGHSNGTVSLWSPAVKEPLAKILCHRGGVRAVAVDSTGTYMATSGLDHQLKIFDLRGTFQPLSSRTLPQGAGHLAFSQRGLLVGGMGDVVNIWAGQGKASPPSLEQPYLTHRLSGHVHGLQFCPFEDVLGVGHSGGFTSMLVPGAAEPNFDGLENNPYRSRKQRQEWEVKALLEKVPAELICLNPRALAEVDVVTLEQQKKERIERLGYDPDAKAAFQPKAKQKGRSSTASLVKRKKKVMDQEHRDKVRQSLEQQQQKKKQDMAKPPGARPSALDRFVRRAREGGLQVDP; this comes from the exons ATGGAGACAGCCCCCAAGCCGGGTAGGGGTGTCCCACCCAAGAGAGACAAGCCTCAGGCCAAGAGGAAG AAACCGCGGCGCTACTGGGAGGAGGAGACCACCCCGGCCGCCGTCGCCGCCTCCCCGGGGCCGCCTCGGAAGAAGGCGAGGACTGGGGAGTCGCGACCCCCGAGGTCCAAGAGCGTGCACATCGCCCAGAAGTCCGGGTTCTCCAAGAAGCCCCCGATCTCAAAGACCGCCCCAGACTGGAAGAAGCCGCAGAGGACGCTGTCGGGG GCTCAGGACCCGTTCCCAGGACCCGTCCCCGCCCCCCTGGAGGAGGCCCGGAAGTTCTGTCGAATTGACAAGTCCAAAACG CTCCCACATTCGAAGCCTAAAACTCAAAGCAAACTCGAGAAGGCTGAAGCGCAAGAGGAAGAGGCGAGCGTCAGAGCCGCTCGCGCCGAGCTGCTGCTTGCAGAGGAACCTGG GTTTCTGGTAGGAGAAGATGGGGAAGACACGGCAAAAATCCTGCAGACAGACATTGTGGAGGCTGTGGACATCGCCAGTGCTGCCAAG CACTTTGACCTGAATCTGAGACAGTTCGGACCCTACAGGCTGAACTACTCTCGAACAGGGAG ACACCTGGCTTTAGGAGGGCGTCGGGGTCACGTGGCTGCCCTCGACTGGGTGACCAAGAAGCTCATGTGTGAGATCAACGTCATGGAAGCAGTGCGGGACATCCA CTTCCTCCATTCTGAGGCTCTGCTCGCAGTCGCTCAGAACCGCTGGCTTTATATCTACGACAACCAAGGCATCGAGCTTCACTGTATCCGCCGCTGTGACCGAGTGACCCGGCTTGAGTTCCtccccttccacttcctcctGGCCACCGCT tcagagacagggtttctgacCTACCTGGATGTGTCAGTGGGGAAGATCGTGACAGCTCTGAATGCGCGGGCGGGACGGCTCAGTGTCATGGCTCAGAACCCCTACAATGCTGTTATCCACCTGGGACACAGTAACG GCACAGTATCTTTATGGAGTCCAGCTGTGAAGGAGCCACTGGCGAAGATTCTGTGTCACCGTGGTGGGGTGCGTGCTGTGGCAGTGGACTCTACAGGCAC GTACATGGCCACCTCTGGTCTGGACCACCAGCTGAAGATCTTTGACTTGCGAGGGACATTCCAGCCCCTGAGTTCCCGGACCTTGCCCCAGGGAGCAGGGCACCTGGCCTTTTCCCAGCGGGGACTATTAGTTGGGGGAATGGGTGATGTGGTCAACAtatgggcagggcagggcaaggcCAGCCCACCCTCCCTGGAGCAGCCCTACCTCACCCACCGGCTCTCAGGCCACGTGCATGGGCTCCAGTTCTGCCCCTTTGAAGacgtgttgggggtggggcacagtggAGGCTTCACCAGCATGCTGGTCCCTG gGGCTGCGGAGCCTAACTTTGATGGTTTGGAGAATAACCCATACCGGAGCCGGAAGCAGCGCCAGGAATGGGAGGTGAAGGCCCTGCTGGAGAAG GTACCAGCAGAGCTCATTTGTTTGAACCCCCGAGCCCTGGCAGAGGTAGATGTGGTCACTCTGGAGCAGCAGAAGAAGGAGCGGATAGAGAGACTG GGCTATGATCCCGACGCCAAGGCTGCCTTTCAGCCCAAGGCCAAGCAGAAGGGCCGAAGCTCTACGGCGAGCCTcgtgaagaggaagaagaaggtcaTGGACCAGGAGCACAGG GACAAAGTCCGGCAGAGCcttgagcagcagcagcagaagaaaaagCAGGATATGGCCAAGCCTCCTGGAGCCCGTCCCTCTGCACTGGATAGATTTGTACGACGAGCCAGAGAAGGCGGTCTCCAAGTTGACCCTTAG
- the B3galt4 gene encoding beta-1,3-galactosyltransferase 4 yields the protein MPLSLFRRVFLAVLLLVIIWTLFGPSGLGEELLSLSLASLLPAPASPGPPLALPRLLISNSRACGGSGPPPFLLILVCTAPEHLNQRNAIRASWGAIREARGFRVQTLFLLGKPMRQQLADLASESAAHGDILQASFQDSYRNLTLKTLSGLNWVNKYCPMARYILKTDDDMYVNVPELVSELIQRGGPSEQWQKGKEAQEETTAIHEEHRGQAVPLLYLGRVHWRVRPIRTPESRHHVSEELWPESWGHFPPYASGTGYVLSISAVQLILKVASRAPPLPLEDVFVGVSARRGGLAPTHCVKLAGATHYPLDRCCYGKFLLTSHKVDPWQMQEAWKLVSGLNGERTAPFCSWLQGFLGTLRCRFIAWFSS from the coding sequence ATGCCCCTCAGCCTCTTCCGGCGCGTCTTCCTGGCGGTCCTACTACTGGTGATCATCTGGACCCTGTTTGGGCCTTCGGGCTTGGGGGAGGAGCTGCTGAGCCTGTCCCTGGCATCCCTGCTGCCGGCCCCAGCCTCGCCAGGACCGCCCCTCGCCCTGCCCCGCCTCTTGATTTCTAACTCTCGTGCCTGTGGTGGCTCCGGACCCCCTCCCTTCCTGCTCATCCTGGTGTGTACGGCCCCGGAGCACCTGAACCAGAGAAACGCCATTAGGGCATCTTGGGGCGCCATACGCGAAGCCCGGGGTTTCAGAGTGCAGACGCTCTTCCTCCTGGGAAAACCTATGAGACAGCAGCTTGCTGACCTGGCCTCAGAGTCAGCAGCACACGGGGATATCTTGCAGGCCTCCTTCCAGGATTCCTACCGGAACCTCACCCTCAAGACCCTCAGTGGACTGAACTGGGTGAACAAATACTGTCCTATGGCCCGCTACATCCTCAAGACGGATGATGACATGTATGTCAACGTCCCAGAGCTGGTGTCAGAGCTGATACAAAGAGGGGGGCCTTCGGAGCAATGGCAGAAGGGCAAAGAGGCCCAGGAAGAGACAACAGCTATCCATGAAGAGCACAGAGGCCAGGCAGTGCCCCTTCTGTATTTAGGCAGAGTGCACTGGAGGGTGAGACCCATTCGGACACCAGAGTCCCGGCACCATGTGTCAGAAGAACTGTGGCCGGAAAGCTGGGGTCATTTTCCACCCTATGCCTCGGGCACAGGATATGTACTGTCCATCTCTGCTGTGCAGCTCATCCTGAAGGTGGCCAGCCGGGCCCCACCTCTACCTCTAGAGGATGTCTTTGTGGGAGTAAGTGCAAGGCGAGGGGGCCTTGCCCCCACACACTGTGTCAAATTGGCTGGTGCTACCCACTACCCCCTGGATCGGTGCTGTTACGGGAAGTTCCTGCTGACATCCCACAAGGTGGATCCCTGGCAAATGCAGGAAGCTTGGAAGCTGGTGAGCGGGCTGAATGGGGAGAGGACTGCGCCCTTTTGCTCCTGGCTCCAGGGATTTCTAGGTACCTTGAGGTGCCGGTTCATAGCCTGGTTCAGTAGTTGA